A region of the Cricetulus griseus strain 17A/GY chromosome 7, alternate assembly CriGri-PICRH-1.0, whole genome shotgun sequence genome:
gtattatatatatatcatccAATTCAAtcattatttattgaatttaCCTTTTTTCTGGCTTCAAATGTATCTGATTTTGAACACTTGCTTTTTAGTATTAGACtttattaaaagataaaagttAAGTACAAAAGAGGTATTGAAggagcaggagaaatggctcaaatgCTTAAGAGCACTTAATTACTCctgtagaggatccaggttctattcccagtgcccacatggtcgTTTACAACCATCCATGACTTGTTTCCAGGTACTAATCCTTTCAGGCACTAAGTATGCCTgtgctacacatacacacatgcagggaaaacacataaataagaagGAATAaacctaataaaaagaaaacttaaaaaagatgTATTGAAAATCTCCAGCCCAAAGGTATCTAAccccctcttctgatctctatggGCATTGTACACCTAtgaaatacacacatgcaggcaaaatacacacacataaaaaaattttaaatgacaatTCATAAATATCTTAATGTAAACATCATGTAATACAAACATTATAATCATacaattatatattcatatagacAACCACAAATACAATGGCATAATGACATATAGAAAGTAAAAAAATCCCACCATCCATCTTCCAGTGTCAAAACTACCAACaagttgggtgtggtgactcatgcctgaaACCCCAGTGCTGAGGCTGAGGTACAAATatcacagtgagttccagacaaaaTGAAATCCTGTGAACAAGTTCTTTAAAATACTGGCATTTTATAAGTTCCAATAAGTCACaataatttgactttttttttttttttgcctcctgaGGGGGTCTCTacacaaccctggctgtcctgaaactcaatagGCAtatcagtctggtcttgaactgagagacccacagagacctgcctgcctctgcctcccatgctcTGAGTCTAAAGCCTTGTGAGACTTGTGTTTTACATAATGTCAAAATGTATTACACATCCAGATACAGTGGCAAGagtcttccagaaaaaaaaaagtaaagtttaatTTCTGTCTTAGAGGGTTGAAACTCCATAATTAAATATGATTAAGATAGATTGCTAAGAGCACATTTCCTTCACCCTTACTCTCCTCCACTAAAATAATGCTGCTCAAATATATATAGCCTCCTCACTCATCACCAAAGCTTTATGGTTTTACCTTGTAAGTCAAGTACATATATAACTAAACAATTGGTAAACATATAAGTACACAGTACAACTAAGGTCCATGAGGCACCACTGTGTAATGTATCTACAGTCAGGTTAATCAGACCAGTTGTTATATTtgacagtaagaaaaaaaacagctggTTTCTGTTCAGGGCTGTGATTAAACAAAGACTGGGATCTTCTTTTTCAGTTTCCAAGATTAGAGATTcggaatgttttttgtttgtagcAGGCAACTGTATAAGTTTCCAAGAACATGGTACTAGAGCCCCTTTAATTAGAAATTTGGCAAAACTCAAAATTATATCACTCAGTAACAGACAGCTAAGAAGCATCAGGCTAGAAGCAACCACCCACATACAAAAGGCTAAATTGGCCATTCTTCGAGATACGGCTTCTATATTTACTTGAACTAtatgaagagaaatgaagaagcTGACAGCCACTAAGAGAATACAACAAGTAACTTTTATCCAGTCTCTGATATGTGTTCTGACCTTAAGCACATACAACCCTGTTTGCACACCAGCCATGTGTATTGTCACGTACCCCAAAGTGGAAATTATTCCTTCTCGGTTGGCATTTAATAAACCAACCCTTGTGCCACTACCATCAGTGCCGTACAAAATTACCCCCTTGAGTGGAGTAAAGTCAAGAGCTAGTTGGTATAACACAGTAATGCTGACAGCCACAACCCAAGacttatttaaaggaaaaatagtcAAAAGAAGGGATGTTACTAATTTCACAACTATGATGGTGAAGAAAAAGTTCCAGTGAACTCCATACTCAGTTAAATGTTCCTGATAGCCTATGGATTTTATAACGACTAACCGTCCCATTCCTAAGAAGACTAGAGGCCAAACAGAATACAGTGATTTTCTAAGATAATTAAATCTGGACCCTACTATACATTTCCTTCTAACCTCTGGACAAACCATTGCAGCCCCAAAAATAAAGCCACCTACTCCATAATCCATGGCCCCTGTCCCATAAAGCTCAGTTTTGGCAAATCTTCTAGGGAAAAGTGGGAAGTCCACAGCCAAAATGGCAATAGCAGTAAATATACTGTTAATGACCCGGTAACCGGTGATGGCTGGATTGTACTCTGATTCTAGGCTGATTTTCAAGAAGTTTGCAAAGACTTTCTGGGCAGGCACTTTGGCATAGCAAGTCCTCCTCTGGTATATCTGATACAACAGCCATGCCACACAGACAGTTACCATGAGATTCTCAAGGAGGATAAACGAAGACAATATAGTCAAAGTGATCACCAGGGGGACTATGAGGACAACAAAGTCCATTAGGAACCATGTGCTCCAGTTGTGTGAGAAAGAACACAAGTGCTGTGAGAAAATGATCAAAAGGCCTCTGCACAGGATACAGAATGCAGGAAAGCACAAGCCCTGGGTTATTTCCAGCACGCTGGTTCCATTGAGGTTACTGACAAAAGCTTCCTTCATCTGcttttgagacattttttttttcttcctgtgaaaacaagacaaaagaaggGATTTGAGGGAAACAATATTACTGCAAAGTCAATAAATATCTACAtaccagccaggcattggtggctcatgcctttaatctcagcactcaggaggcagaggcaagcagatctctgtgagttcaaggccagcctgatctatagtgcgagttccaggacaggctccaaagtaatacagagaaaccctgtctggaaaaaaaaaaaaaaaaaaaaaaaaaaaaaaaaaaaaaaaaaaccctacatacTTCACTTGAATTTATGTATTTCTCAGTTTCAGAACAGAAGTTTAGGGGCTAgagggatggttcagcagttaaaaacactgttgctcttccagaggatccaggttcaattcccaccacccacatggcagctcacaactgtctgtaactccagttttaggggatccaataccctcacacaagcatacatgtagacagaacagaAGTTTAGGCCCACCaagcaatggtggtgcacgcctttattcccagcactcaggaggcaaagttaGGTAgttctctgcgagttcaaggcctgcctggtctacagagagttccaagatagccagagctacacagggaaaccctgtctcaaccaccgCGCCCCCCCAAAAGTAGTCATTTAAGCCCTAGTGATTTCAATTCGGGGCAGAATTTCTGACTCTGCTACATCCTAAGATTATAAGGAAAAGTCAACACTGACACATTAAGAGTATGAAATTTCTAGTACAAAGTTGTAACTTCATTATAAGGCAAACtcaaaatgaaagtaaatttggaagctgggtgtggtaaagCATACATACAATCCCATCACTTAAGATGACtcaagggggctagagagatggctcagaggttaagaacactgctcttccaaaggtcctgagttcaattcccagcaatcacatggtggctcacaaccatctataatgtgatctggtgccctcttctggtgtaggTGTACAAGaagacagaacactgaatacatacataaataagtttaaaaagacTCAAGATCGTCCTTGCTAACAGTAAGAGTTCCCAGCCAACCTGgctaccttttatttatttatttattttttgagacagaggctcactgtgtagcctggaactcagtatgtagattagactgaccttgaactcaagcgATCCTCCCCCCACTATCAAATACTTAAAGGCATTGCTACCATTTCCAGCCAGACCTGATCTTTTAGACGGTAAATTTAGGATATGAAACCAAAAAGGGATCACCAGTCAGGAATTTCTATTGCAAGCataattcattctctctctctctctctctctctctctct
Encoded here:
- the Pigw gene encoding phosphatidylinositol-glycan biosynthesis class W protein, translating into MSQKQMKEAFVSNLNGTSVLEITQGLCFPAFCILCRGLLIIFSQHLCSFSHNWSTWFLMDFVVLIVPLVITLTILSSFILLENLMVTVCVAWLLYQIYQRRTCYAKVPAQKVFANFLKISLESEYNPAITGYRVINSIFTAIAILAVDFPLFPRRFAKTELYGTGAMDYGVGGFIFGAAMVCPEVRRKCIVGSRFNYLRKSLYSVWPLVFLGMGRLVVIKSIGYQEHLTEYGVHWNFFFTIIVVKLVTSLLLTIFPLNKSWVVAVSITVLYQLALDFTPLKGVILYGTDGSGTRVGLLNANREGIISTLGYVTIHMAGVQTGLYVLKVRTHIRDWIKVTCCILLVAVSFFISLHIVQVNIEAVSRRMANLAFCMWVVASSLMLLSCLLLSDIILSFAKFLIKGALVPCSWKLIQLPATNKKHSESLILETEKEDPSLCLITALNRNQLFFFLLSNITTGLINLTVDTLHSGASWTLVVLCTYMFTNCLVIYVLDLQGKTIKLW